A single Vigna radiata var. radiata cultivar VC1973A chromosome 8, Vradiata_ver6, whole genome shotgun sequence DNA region contains:
- the LOC106772184 gene encoding vacuolar cation/proton exchanger 3-like isoform X1 yields MGSHQHEPWLLENGNPKVLTREMRHGRTAHSKSSNSLRTKSDRTLVSKVPCATIRNVLFNLQEVILGTKLSILIPAIPVAIVAEYCGFGRPWVFVLSLLGLTPLAERVSFITEQVAFYTGPTVGGLLNATCGNVTELIIAIFALSSNKIAVVKYSLLGSILSNLLLVLGTSLLCGGIANVGLEQKYDRRQGDVNSLMLLLALLCYLLPMLFKYSAASAALTVDPSLHLSRASSIVMLIAYVVYIIFQLWTHRQLFEAEDEDEDDNNGSDEQAVIGLWSGIAWLIGMTVFIALLSEYVVDTIEDASDSWGLSVSFLSIILLPIVGNAAEHAGAVIFAFKNKLDISLGVALGSATQIAMFVVPLCVIVAWTMGVKMDLNFNILETGSVALAIIVTSFTLQDGTSHYMKGLVLLLCYIVIGACFFVQRTPLNQADVTNIIPNGVLSA; encoded by the exons ATGGGTTCTCACCAACACGAACCATGGCTACTGGAGAACGGAAACCCGAAGGTGTTGACAAGGGAAATGAGACATGGTCGCACTGCGCACAGCAAGTCTTCCAACTCACTTCGCACGAAGTCTGATCGCACTCTTGTTTCTAAGGTTCCCTGTGCCACTATCAGAAACGTACTTTTCAACTTGCAAGAGGTTATCCTTGGCACCAAGCTTTCCATTCTCATCCCTGCCATTCCTGTTGCCATTGTTGCTGAGTACTGTGGCTTTGGAAGA CCTTGGGTTTTCGTGTTGAGCTTGCTTGGACTTACCCCACTTGCTGAACGTGTGAGCTTCATCACTGA ACAAGTTGCCTTCTACACTGGTCCTACAG TTGGAGGACTTCTGAACGCGACGTGTGGGAATGTTACGGAGCTCATAATAGCAATATTTGCGCTTAGCAGTAACAAGATTGCTGTGGTCAAGTATTCTCTGTTGGGTTCTATTCTTTCCAACCTTCTTCTGGTTCTTGGCACCTCTCTATTATGTGGCGGCATTGCAAACGTTGGATTGGAACAAAAATATGATAGA AGACAAGGAGATGTGAACTCACTTATGCTGCTGTTGGCATTGTTGTGCTACTTACTTCCAATGCTGTTCAAATATAGCGCTGCCTCAGCTGCTCTCACTGTTGATCCTTCACTCCACTTGTCTAGAGCTTCTAGCATTGTGATGCTGATTGCATATGTTGTTTACATAATCTTTCAACTGTGGACACACAGGCAGCTATTTGAAGCTGAAGAT GAGGATGAAGATGACAACAATGGTTCAGATGAACAAGCCGTCATTGGACTCTGGAGTGGCATTGCTTGGCTGATTGGGATGACTGTGTTCATTGCTCTGTTGTCTGAATATGTGGTGGATACAATTGAGGATGCATCAGATTCATGGGGTTTGTCTGTGAGCTTCCTCAGCATAATCTTGCTACCAATAGTTGGCAATGCCGCTGAACATGCAGGAGCAGTCATATTTGCTTTCAAGAACAAGCTG GACATCTCATTGGGTGTTGCATTGGGTTCAGCAACTCAGATTGCCATGTTTGTG GTCCCTTTGTGTGTGATCGTTGCTTGGACAATGGGTGTCAAAATGGATTTGAACTTCAACATCCTAGAGACAGGTTCCGTTGCTTTGGCAATAATAGTCACAAGCTTCACTTTACAg GATGGTACTTCTCACTACATGAAAGGCCTTGTTCTCCTGCTGTGCTACATAGTTATTGGAGCTTGCTTCTTCGTACAAAGAACACCATTGA ACCAAGCTGATGTTACAAACATCATTCCTAATGGAGTTTTAAGTGCTTAG
- the LOC106772184 gene encoding vacuolar cation/proton exchanger 3-like (The RefSeq protein has 2 substitutions compared to this genomic sequence) has translation MGSHQHEPWLLENGNPKVLTREMRHGRTAHSKSSNSLRTKSDRTLVSKVPCATIRNVLFNLQEVILGTKLSILIPAIPVAIVAEYCGFGRPWVFVLSLLGLTPLAERVSFITEQVAFYTGPTVGGLLNATCGNVTELIIAIFALSSNKIAVVKYSLLGSILSNLLLVLGTSLLCGGIANVGLEQKYDRRQGDVNSLMLLLALLCYLLPMLFKYSAASAALTVDPSLHLSRASSIVMLIAYVVYIIFQLWTHRQLFEAEDEDEDDNNGSDEQAVIGLWSGIAWLIGMTVFIALLSEYVVDTIEDASDSWGLSVSFLSIILLPIVGNAAEHAGAVIFAFKNKLDISLGVALGSATQIAMFVVPLCVIVAWTMGVKMDLNFNILETGSVALAIIVTSFTLQDGTSHYMKGLVLLLCYIVIGACFFVQRTPFNQADVTNVIPNGVLSA, from the exons ATGGGTTCTCACCAACACGAACCATGGCTACTGGAGAACGGAAACCCGAAGGTGTTGACAAGGGAAATGAGACATGGTCGCACTGCGCACAGCAAGTCTTCCAACTCACTTCGCACGAAGTCTGATCGCACTCTTGTTTCTAAGGTTCCCTGTGCCACTATCAGAAACGTACTTTTCAACTTGCAAGAGGTTATCCTTGGCACCAAGCTTTCCATTCTCATCCCTGCCATTCCTGTTGCCATTGTTGCTGAGTACTGTGGCTTTGGAAGA CCTTGGGTTTTCGTGTTGAGCTTGCTTGGACTTACCCCACTTGCTGAACGTGTGAGCTTCATCACTGA ACAAGTTGCCTTCTACACTGGTCCTACAG TTGGAGGACTTCTGAACGCGACGTGTGGGAATGTTACGGAGCTCATAATAGCAATATTTGCGCTTAGCAGTAACAAGATTGCTGTGGTCAAGTATTCTCTGTTGGGTTCTATTCTTTCCAACCTTCTTCTGGTTCTTGGCACCTCTCTATTATGTGGCGGCATTGCAAACGTTGGATTGGAACAAAAATATGATAGA AGACAAGGAGATGTGAACTCACTTATGCTGCTGTTGGCATTGTTGTGCTACTTACTTCCAATGCTGTTCAAATATAGCGCTGCCTCAGCTGCTCTCACTGTTGATCCTTCACTCCACTTGTCTAGAGCTTCTAGCATTGTGATGCTGATTGCATATGTTGTTTACATAATCTTTCAACTGTGGACACACAGGCAGCTATTTGAAGCTGAAGAT GAGGATGAAGATGACAACAATGGTTCAGATGAACAAGCCGTCATTGGACTCTGGAGTGGCATTGCTTGGCTGATTGGGATGACTGTGTTCATTGCTCTGTTGTCTGAATATGTGGTGGATACAATTGAGGATGCATCAGATTCATGGGGTTTGTCTGTGAGCTTCCTCAGCATAATCTTGCTACCAATAGTTGGCAATGCCGCTGAACATGCAGGAGCAGTCATATTTGCTTTCAAGAACAAGCTG GACATCTCATTGGGTGTTGCATTGGGTTCAGCAACTCAGATTGCCATGTTTGTG GTCCCTTTGTGTGTGATCGTTGCTTGGACAATGGGTGTCAAAATGGATTTGAACTTCAACATCCTAGAGACAGGTTCCGTTGCTTTGGCAATAATAGTCACAAGCTTCACTTTACAg GATGGTACTTCTCACTACATGAAAGGCCTTGTTCTCCTGCTGTGCTACATAGTTATTGGAGCTTGCTTCTTCGTACAAAGAACACCATTGA ACCAAGCTGATGTTACAAACATCATTCCTAATGGAGTTTTAAGTGCTTAG